In Melospiza melodia melodia isolate bMelMel2 chromosome 11, bMelMel2.pri, whole genome shotgun sequence, the following proteins share a genomic window:
- the ATP6V1G3 gene encoding V-type proton ATPase subunit G 3 — protein MTSQSQGIQQLLQAEKRAKDKLEEAKKRKGKRLKQAKEEATAEIDHYRLQREKEFRNKETNVMGSQGNLSAKIEEQTTEAIQNLTSSYHKNMESMMKKLLSTIFDISPEIHPNFRPAV, from the exons ATGACCAGCCAGTCTCAGGGAATCCAGCAGCTTTTGCAGGCAGAAAAACGTGCCAAGGACAAACTGGAGGAAGCCAAAAAAA GAAAGGGTAAAAGGCTGAAGCAGGCCAAGGAAGAAGCCACAGCTGAGATAGACCACTACAGACTACAGAGGGAGAAGGAATTTAGAAACAAGGAAACAAAT GTAATGGGCTCCCAAGGTAACCTCTCTGCCAAAATAGAAGAGCAAACAACAGAAGCCATCCAAAACCTCACAAGCAGCTACCACAAGAACATGGAGAGCATGATGAAAAAGCTCTTGAGCACAATATTTGACATCAGCCCTGAAATTCACCCAAACTTCAGACCTGCAGTTTAA